The Humulus lupulus chromosome 4, drHumLupu1.1, whole genome shotgun sequence genome has a window encoding:
- the LOC133830665 gene encoding uncharacterized protein LOC133830665 translates to MEALDPATPSSSSSSKAINIDFRSPVSTPSPLAPSVARLWRPAAQRNLRNQWSKLSALRQQWNSSSSTGRSLATSLVNTYFSEKYMPSMELGALSDIPDIRKKASSKLFKQQEHYRSKLLPSYKKLVAAVTQMIKVSKSMRCYLKGTSNTPIVEFSGCSEDMNDLGDGGGILVFSFRSISCFEKLSEELVQMFILELNLKRFLVVELLSLSCESSTVKRFNWSDELYPGEFDDLSVCTLYSGKASGPVQPRLLISKLDVSSSRCNRQLNHDTMQVYLTTWLAGVNIDSHRVDEIFAEIGEEMHVNIL, encoded by the exons ATGGAAGCCCTGGACCCAGCtaccccttcttcttcttcttcctcgaaAGCCATAAATATTGATTTTAGAAGCCCTGTCTCGACTCCTTCCCCTCTAGCACCATCAGTAGCGAGGCTGTGGAGGCCAGCCGCTCAGCGAAATCTCCGAAACCAGTGGTCAAAGCTATCTGCTTTAAGGCAACAATGGAACTCTTCTTCTTCCACTGGACGATCTCTTGCCACCTCTCTTGTCAACACTTACTTTTCTGAGAa ATACATGCCCTCAATGGAGCTGGGTGCTCTAAGTGATATACCTGATATAAGAAAGAAAGCTTCTTCGAAATTGTTTAAGCAGCAG GAGCATTATAGGAGCAAATTATTGCCATCATACAAAAAATTG GTTGCTGCTGTAACTCAGATGATCAAAGTCAGTAAATCCATGAGATGTTATCTCAAAGGGACAAGTAACACTCCAATCGTAGAATTTTCTGGCTGTTCTGAGGATATGAATGATTTAGGAGATGGTGGTGGAATCCTAGTCTTTTCATTTCGGTCAATCTCTTGTTTTG AGAAATTGTCTGAGGAGCTTGTTCAGATGTTTATACTTGAATTAAATTTGAAG CGCTTCCTTGTTGTGGAATTGTTATCTCTCAGTTGTGAATCTTCAACGGTCAAAAGGTTCAATTGGTCAGATGAGCTCTATCCAGGAGAATTTGATGATCTGAGTGTTTGTACCTTGTATTCTGGGAAAGCATCTGGGCCAGTCCAACCACGATTGCTGATCTCAAAGTTGGATGTCTCATCTTCACGTTGTAATCGGCAGTTGAATCATGATACTATGCAG GTTTACCTTACAACATGGCTTGCCGGGGTGAACATAGATTCTCACAG GGTGGATGAGATATTTGCTGAAATCGGGGAGGAAATGCATGTAAACATTTTATAA